The proteins below come from a single Arthrobacter sp. zg-Y1171 genomic window:
- a CDS encoding zinc-dependent alcohol dehydrogenase family protein — MKALVYEGPGQKSWKDVPDPQIQDPRDAIVKIDTTTICGTDLHILKGDVPAVTPGRILGHEGVGTVTETGSGVNAFKTGDKVILSCVSADGSCSFCKEGLYSHCTGEEGQPGIGWIFGHLIDGTQAEYIRVPYADTSMYRLPENVSQEHGVLLSDIFPTGFEMGVQYGQVQPGDVVAVIGAGPVGLAVIATSGLYGAAKIIAVDLDANRVEQARKFGATHGVNSGDKNWREQIMDLTDGWGVDVAVEAVGIPATFEMCTSIVRPGGNMANVGVHGTPVSLELDRLWIENINISMGLVNTNTLSMLLKLIAEGKLPAEEFISHRYSLGDILTAYDTFSRAAETNALKVILQA; from the coding sequence ATGAAAGCACTCGTTTATGAAGGCCCCGGCCAGAAGTCCTGGAAGGACGTTCCCGACCCCCAGATCCAAGACCCGCGCGATGCCATCGTCAAGATAGATACCACCACCATCTGCGGCACCGACCTGCATATCCTCAAGGGCGACGTACCGGCAGTTACGCCGGGCAGGATCCTAGGCCATGAGGGTGTCGGCACCGTCACGGAGACGGGCTCCGGGGTGAACGCATTCAAGACCGGGGACAAAGTAATCCTGTCCTGCGTCTCGGCGGATGGTTCATGCAGTTTCTGCAAGGAGGGGCTCTACTCGCACTGCACCGGAGAGGAAGGGCAGCCCGGCATTGGGTGGATCTTCGGACACCTGATCGACGGGACGCAGGCCGAGTACATCCGTGTGCCGTATGCGGACACGTCCATGTACCGGTTGCCGGAAAACGTCTCCCAGGAGCACGGTGTCCTGCTCAGCGACATCTTCCCCACCGGGTTTGAAATGGGCGTGCAGTACGGTCAGGTCCAGCCGGGCGACGTCGTCGCAGTGATCGGCGCAGGCCCCGTGGGGCTGGCCGTGATTGCGACCTCGGGACTGTACGGTGCCGCGAAAATCATCGCCGTGGACCTGGACGCCAACCGGGTGGAGCAGGCCCGAAAATTCGGTGCCACCCACGGAGTGAACTCCGGGGATAAGAACTGGCGGGAACAGATCATGGACCTGACGGATGGCTGGGGCGTGGACGTCGCGGTGGAGGCCGTCGGTATCCCTGCCACGTTCGAGATGTGCACCAGTATCGTCCGGCCCGGCGGCAATATGGCCAACGTGGGGGTGCACGGGACGCCCGTAAGCCTGGAGCTGGACCGGCTGTGGATCGAGAACATCAACATCAGCATGGGCCTGGTCAACACGAATACCCTGTCCATGCTCCTGAAGCTGATTGCCGAAGGGAAGCTGCCGGCCGAGGAGTTCATCAGCCACCGCTATTCGCTGGGCGACATCCTTACGGCTTACGACACCTTCTCCCGGGCCGCCGAAACGAACGCGCTCAAGGTGATCCTGCAGGCCTGA
- a CDS encoding zinc-binding dehydrogenase — translation MSNGTMIAGRLNVETGTFAMQEVPIPDPGPGFVRIKVGAAGVCLSDVHLIQGLLRPQFLQGNEVTLGHEVAGTVDLPGAGVTSVAPGDRVVVQAGYEYNGVTLTMGVDYDGGWAEYLVVPAGVLVPLGDDIPFDQASIIPDAVSTPWAAIASTAEVRAGEAVGVWGIGGLGAHGVQLLRLIGAAPIIAVDPIPEARERALEFGADLALDPMAEDFSDAMKAATAGQGLDVALDFAGVDAVRTQAINCLGRSGRLVLVGLSGKPMTINDSTGFSFARKQIRGHYGSDAHHVPQLVSLARLGRLDFAKSVSARIPLADAEQAVKALDAKEGNPIRLVLIP, via the coding sequence ATGTCTAACGGCACCATGATTGCAGGACGGCTCAACGTAGAGACCGGCACCTTCGCCATGCAGGAAGTTCCGATTCCCGATCCTGGCCCGGGCTTCGTGCGCATCAAGGTCGGAGCCGCGGGCGTGTGCCTGTCCGACGTCCACCTGATCCAGGGCCTGCTGCGTCCGCAGTTCCTCCAGGGCAACGAGGTCACCCTCGGCCACGAGGTGGCCGGCACCGTGGACCTTCCCGGTGCAGGTGTCACCTCCGTGGCTCCCGGCGACCGGGTGGTGGTGCAGGCCGGGTACGAATACAACGGCGTCACGCTCACGATGGGCGTTGACTACGACGGCGGCTGGGCCGAGTACCTCGTGGTTCCCGCCGGTGTGCTGGTGCCGCTGGGTGATGACATTCCCTTCGACCAGGCCTCCATCATTCCCGACGCCGTGTCCACTCCTTGGGCTGCCATTGCCTCCACTGCTGAAGTGCGCGCCGGTGAAGCAGTGGGCGTCTGGGGCATCGGCGGGCTCGGTGCGCACGGTGTCCAGCTGCTGCGCCTGATTGGTGCCGCGCCCATCATTGCCGTTGATCCCATCCCCGAGGCCCGGGAGCGTGCCCTGGAATTCGGTGCCGATCTGGCGCTTGACCCGATGGCGGAGGACTTCTCGGACGCGATGAAGGCCGCCACCGCCGGACAGGGGCTCGACGTCGCCCTGGACTTCGCCGGTGTTGACGCCGTCCGGACCCAGGCCATCAACTGCCTGGGCCGGAGCGGACGCCTCGTGCTCGTGGGTCTGTCCGGCAAGCCGATGACCATCAATGACAGCACCGGTTTCTCCTTCGCACGCAAGCAGATCCGCGGCCATTACGGCTCGGACGCGCACCACGTGCCGCAGCTGGTGTCCCTGGCCCGGCTGGGCCGGCTCGATTTCGCCAAGTCCGTCAGTGCGCGCATCCCGCTGGCCGACGCCGAGCAGGCGGTCAAGGCGCTCGACGCGAAGGAAGGCAACCCGATCCGCCTGGTGCTGATCCCGTAG
- a CDS encoding NADPH-dependent F420 reductase — translation MRTIGFIGSGNIGSQLARLAVKQGYDVVLSNSRDPETLQALIMELGGHARAATPAEAAKASDVVVVSIPLKNYADVPVEELRGKTVIDTMNYYPQRDGNIAELDDESLTTSELLQNHLPDSHVVKAFNNIAADHLTSQATPAGTPNRRALPIAGNDAASKELVTSLIREFGFDVVNAGPLAEGWRWQRDTPAYVKALDTKGLEQALANAVRYADMP, via the coding sequence ATTCGGACCATCGGCTTTATCGGCAGCGGGAACATCGGTTCACAGTTGGCGCGGCTCGCCGTGAAGCAGGGGTACGACGTCGTCCTCAGTAACTCGCGGGACCCCGAGACCCTCCAGGCACTCATCATGGAATTGGGCGGGCATGCCCGCGCAGCCACCCCGGCCGAAGCCGCGAAAGCCTCAGACGTAGTGGTGGTGAGCATCCCGTTGAAGAACTACGCGGATGTGCCGGTGGAGGAACTGCGCGGCAAGACCGTCATCGACACCATGAACTACTACCCCCAGCGGGACGGGAACATCGCCGAGCTCGACGACGAGTCCCTCACCACCAGCGAACTCCTGCAGAACCACCTGCCCGATTCGCACGTGGTGAAGGCGTTCAACAACATCGCGGCCGATCACTTGACCAGCCAGGCTACCCCCGCCGGAACGCCGAACCGCCGCGCGCTGCCGATTGCCGGCAACGACGCGGCGTCCAAAGAACTGGTGACGTCCCTGATTCGCGAATTCGGGTTCGACGTCGTCAACGCCGGTCCGCTGGCCGAAGGCTGGCGCTGGCAGCGCGACACACCTGCCTATGTGAAGGCGCTGGATACCAAGGGACTGGAACAGGCCCTTGCCAATGCTGTCCGCTACGCAGACATGCCGTAG
- a CDS encoding HoxN/HupN/NixA family nickel/cobalt transporter has protein sequence MTAPSRPFALSGPAAPHDPRRRRTLAWMGLAVFALHLLGWGGFLLAVAPHGYSTAAGSGFGAGLALTAYLLGVRHAFDADHIAAIDNTSRKLAAGGDPPVSTGFWFALGHSTVVLLAVGLLAAGVDAVAGQLTDDASVLRQFSGVWGPAVSGTFLLAIGTINLLALRGIVRAYRKLRDGRYNEVELERTLDQRGLVARMLAPVARRVDKAWKLYPLGFLFGLGLDTATTIGLFVVAGGAVVVLPWQAVMVLPLLFTAGMVLFDSLDGILMSRVYRWAFDSPKRKLFYNLVITAVSVLAAFGVGAWVLGGLFTETLALESGPVAWLGNLNLEYLGFSVVGLFVGVWGIAYAFWRVSGERLAAAEKG, from the coding sequence ATGACTGCACCCTCCCGTCCCTTTGCCCTGTCTGGTCCAGCCGCCCCGCACGACCCCCGCCGTCGTCGGACACTGGCGTGGATGGGGCTCGCCGTCTTCGCGCTGCATCTGCTGGGGTGGGGCGGTTTCCTGCTGGCGGTCGCACCGCACGGATACAGCACGGCCGCCGGATCAGGGTTCGGCGCCGGACTTGCCTTGACCGCCTACCTGCTGGGCGTGCGGCATGCATTCGATGCGGACCATATCGCGGCGATCGATAACACGAGCCGGAAACTGGCTGCCGGCGGCGACCCGCCGGTCTCGACCGGGTTCTGGTTTGCCCTGGGCCATTCAACCGTTGTGCTGCTCGCCGTCGGACTGCTCGCGGCCGGCGTTGACGCAGTCGCCGGGCAGCTCACCGACGATGCCTCGGTGCTTCGACAGTTTTCCGGGGTGTGGGGGCCGGCTGTTTCCGGCACCTTCCTGCTGGCAATCGGGACCATCAACCTGCTGGCCCTGCGCGGCATTGTCCGGGCGTACCGGAAACTGCGGGACGGGAGATACAACGAGGTCGAGCTGGAGCGGACGCTGGATCAGCGCGGATTGGTTGCCCGGATGCTGGCTCCGGTGGCACGCCGCGTGGATAAGGCCTGGAAGCTGTATCCACTCGGCTTCCTGTTCGGGCTCGGGCTGGACACCGCCACCACCATCGGCCTGTTTGTGGTGGCGGGCGGCGCCGTCGTCGTCCTGCCGTGGCAGGCGGTGATGGTGCTGCCGCTGCTGTTCACTGCGGGCATGGTCCTTTTCGATTCGCTGGACGGGATCCTCATGAGCCGGGTGTACCGGTGGGCCTTCGACTCTCCAAAACGGAAACTGTTCTACAACCTGGTCATTACAGCCGTTTCGGTGCTGGCTGCCTTCGGCGTCGGCGCATGGGTGCTTGGCGGACTGTTCACCGAGACACTGGCGCTGGAATCGGGGCCCGTCGCGTGGCTGGGTAACCTGAACCTGGAGTATCTCGGCTTCTCAGTGGTGGGTCTGTTTGTTGGCGTCTGGGGAATTGCCTACGCGTTTTGGCGGGTCTCGGGGGAGCGGCTGGCTGCGGCAGAGAAGGGCTGA
- a CDS encoding ATP-binding cassette domain-containing protein — protein MFTDRYPIRQVREHPLEPLDRQKWPATLPPVAQLLKAGLDLAQATVLVGENGSGKSTLIESVALAFGLSPEDGSTGARHTTRSTESELSRHLQLVRNPGGTKRGYFLRAETMHGFFTYLEENPSTSRLDVEFHSLSHGESFLALAEDRFRGPGLWVLDEPESALSFSGCLALLGVLKDKLADGKSQVLLSTHSPLLAALPGARILELGPWGFRERQWDELDLVTNWKSFLNGPERYLRRL, from the coding sequence ATGTTCACGGACCGATACCCCATTCGCCAGGTTCGGGAGCACCCCTTGGAACCCCTGGACCGGCAGAAGTGGCCTGCAACCCTCCCGCCGGTGGCGCAGCTGCTGAAGGCGGGCCTTGACCTTGCCCAGGCCACAGTCTTGGTGGGCGAAAACGGGTCCGGCAAGTCCACGCTGATCGAATCGGTGGCACTGGCATTTGGCCTCTCCCCCGAAGACGGTTCCACTGGTGCCCGCCACACCACCCGCAGCACCGAATCAGAGCTCAGCCGCCACCTGCAGCTGGTCCGTAATCCCGGCGGGACGAAGCGGGGCTACTTCCTGCGGGCCGAGACCATGCACGGCTTCTTCACCTACCTGGAGGAGAACCCCTCCACATCCCGCCTGGATGTGGAGTTCCATTCCCTCTCGCACGGGGAATCCTTCCTGGCCCTGGCGGAGGACAGGTTCCGCGGCCCGGGGCTGTGGGTGCTGGACGAGCCCGAATCCGCGTTGTCCTTCTCCGGCTGCCTGGCACTGCTGGGTGTCCTGAAGGACAAACTTGCGGACGGCAAGTCGCAGGTCCTGCTCTCCACCCACTCGCCGCTGCTCGCTGCGCTTCCGGGAGCCCGGATCCTCGAGCTGGGTCCATGGGGATTCCGGGAGCGTCAGTGGGACGAACTAGATCTGGTGACCAATTGGAAGAGTTTCCTCAACGGTCCGGAACGCTACCTGCGGCGGCTGTAG
- a CDS encoding urease accessory protein UreD, translating to MSTRTGMKTLSTSTERVPSSAPSGAHPAGQRPTRIAVEPSGEGARFALLDQGHYLAPRPVAGGSGASGGSGGSGARQLRVALIGIHMMLLGGDDVRIEVAVGPGVTLEVVEPAGMVAYDAEGKQARWTLEAVLDEGAVLIWEGAPFVAAAGSNVLRETRVKLGVGARVLLRETLVLGRSGEEAGPLRSITRLTGPNGDYLYEDLDLRGTRQRAVGVLGTAKVLSSATAAGWRPPSLHPNGAGPVGGPKPGNGAGRGDGSAQRLDLAAEGAVIRALSDTAHEAARETDPVYRSWKDQLRGDPPA from the coding sequence TTGTCCACGCGCACGGGGATGAAGACACTGTCCACCAGCACTGAGCGGGTGCCTTCTTCCGCACCGTCCGGCGCGCACCCCGCCGGGCAGCGGCCTACCCGTATCGCGGTGGAACCCTCCGGGGAGGGAGCACGTTTCGCGCTCCTGGATCAGGGGCATTATCTGGCGCCCCGTCCGGTTGCCGGCGGTTCCGGGGCTTCCGGGGGTTCCGGGGGTTCCGGGGCACGGCAGCTGCGGGTGGCACTGATCGGCATCCACATGATGCTGCTCGGCGGAGACGACGTCCGGATTGAGGTGGCTGTGGGTCCGGGTGTCACCTTGGAAGTGGTCGAGCCGGCCGGCATGGTGGCCTACGACGCCGAAGGCAAGCAGGCCCGCTGGACGCTCGAGGCGGTGCTGGATGAGGGCGCGGTGCTGATCTGGGAGGGAGCACCGTTTGTGGCTGCCGCCGGATCCAACGTGCTGCGTGAAACCCGTGTGAAGCTGGGCGTCGGCGCCCGGGTGTTGCTCCGCGAAACGCTGGTCCTTGGCCGCTCCGGAGAGGAGGCCGGGCCGCTGCGGAGCATCACCCGGTTGACCGGCCCGAACGGGGACTACCTGTACGAAGACCTTGACCTGCGCGGCACCCGGCAACGCGCCGTCGGCGTCCTCGGCACCGCCAAGGTGCTGTCCAGTGCGACGGCGGCCGGTTGGCGGCCGCCGTCCCTGCATCCGAACGGCGCCGGGCCGGTCGGCGGCCCCAAGCCCGGTAACGGCGCCGGGCGGGGTGACGGCAGTGCACAGCGCCTGGATTTAGCGGCGGAGGGAGCAGTGATCCGGGCGCTTTCGGATACGGCACATGAAGCCGCACGGGAAACCGACCCCGTCTACCGGTCGTGGAAGGACCAGCTGCGCGGCGATCCCCCTGCCTGA
- the ureG gene encoding urease accessory protein UreG, which yields MPDNSFPAAAPSTRSLRLGVAGPVGTGKSSLIATICRSMAGELQIGVITNDIYTDEDARFLRSAGVLPEERIRAVETGACPHTAIRDDVTTNLLAVEDLESDFAPLDLVLVESGGDNLTATFSPALVDAQIFVLDVAGGGDVARKGGPGIARADLLVINKIDLAPYVEVDVEQMVADAVEARDGAPVLALSRKQQDTVDELCAWVRGLVALHRSGQHTPQDPGPMAPHFHADEDGGFVHAHGDEDTVHQH from the coding sequence TTGCCTGACAATTCGTTCCCCGCTGCTGCCCCGTCCACCCGTTCACTGCGCCTGGGAGTTGCCGGTCCGGTCGGTACCGGCAAGAGCTCGCTGATTGCCACGATCTGCCGGTCCATGGCCGGCGAGCTGCAGATCGGCGTGATCACCAACGACATCTACACGGATGAGGATGCCCGGTTCCTGCGCTCCGCGGGTGTGCTTCCGGAGGAGCGTATCCGCGCAGTGGAAACCGGTGCCTGCCCGCACACGGCCATCCGCGATGACGTGACCACCAACCTGCTCGCCGTGGAGGACCTGGAGTCCGACTTCGCGCCGCTGGACCTCGTCCTGGTCGAAAGCGGCGGCGACAACCTCACGGCCACCTTCTCCCCTGCCTTGGTGGACGCACAGATCTTTGTGCTGGACGTTGCCGGCGGCGGCGACGTCGCGCGGAAGGGCGGACCGGGTATTGCCCGTGCCGATCTGCTGGTGATCAACAAGATAGACCTGGCTCCGTACGTGGAAGTGGACGTGGAACAAATGGTGGCGGACGCCGTCGAGGCACGGGACGGCGCTCCGGTGCTGGCCCTTTCCCGCAAACAGCAGGACACCGTAGACGAACTCTGCGCCTGGGTCCGCGGGTTGGTGGCACTGCACCGATCCGGGCAGCATACGCCGCAGGACCCCGGACCCATGGCGCCGCATTTCCATGCGGACGAAGACGGCGGGTTTGTCCACGCGCACGGGGATGAAGACACTGTCCACCAGCACTGA
- a CDS encoding urease accessory protein UreF: protein MLPAPDAGVAAFLLADSRLPSGAYSHSAGLEPAVLAGLGVDGVYHYLLARLHTVVRVETAAAVLAHRSACGAAGISFARIEAALDARTPSAAQREASRRLGRGMLRLAGKLRPDSPAVVELQRTVPRPTRPVALGVTAAALGVGELQLARLCCYDDAQSVVAAALKLLPIDPMDATAWILDAAGEIDAVAVESLLIGGLDDIPALSAPLMEHWAEDHTTRTRRLFVA, encoded by the coding sequence ATGCTGCCAGCTCCCGACGCCGGTGTTGCGGCTTTCCTGCTGGCCGATTCGCGGTTGCCCTCCGGGGCGTACTCACATTCGGCGGGCCTGGAGCCTGCGGTCCTGGCCGGCCTTGGGGTCGACGGCGTGTATCACTACCTGCTCGCCCGGCTGCACACAGTGGTCCGGGTGGAAACCGCCGCCGCGGTGCTGGCGCACCGGTCCGCCTGCGGCGCAGCGGGCATCAGCTTTGCCCGGATCGAAGCTGCCCTCGACGCGCGGACGCCCTCCGCTGCGCAGCGGGAAGCCTCGCGCCGTCTGGGCCGCGGCATGCTGCGACTGGCCGGGAAGCTGAGACCGGACTCTCCCGCCGTCGTCGAGCTGCAGCGGACCGTCCCGCGGCCCACCCGGCCCGTGGCCCTGGGGGTAACTGCCGCTGCGCTCGGCGTCGGCGAGCTGCAGCTCGCCCGGCTCTGCTGCTACGACGATGCGCAGTCGGTGGTGGCAGCTGCCCTGAAGCTGCTGCCCATCGATCCGATGGATGCCACCGCCTGGATCCTGGACGCCGCCGGAGAGATCGACGCCGTCGCCGTGGAGTCGCTGCTCATTGGCGGCTTAGACGATATTCCCGCCCTCAGCGCCCCGTTGATGGAGCACTGGGCCGAAGACCACACCACTAGAACAAGGAGACTATTCGTTGCCTGA
- a CDS encoding urease subunit alpha, which translates to MRISRHEYAHLYGPTTGDSIRLGDTDLWISPEQDYTFGGDESVFGGGKNIRESMAQSTRTSAEGAPDLVITNVVIVDHWGIVRADVGVRNGRITGIGKSGNPDIMDGIDPALIIGPGTEIISGERRILTAGGIDTHVHLLGTDALREALASGITTVGGGGTGPAEGSKATTVTPGAWNLQVMHRALDHLPLNFLLYGKGNTVSQASLEEQALAGAAGYKVHEDWGSTPAAIDAALTAADRWGVQVALHADSLNEAGYVQNTLEAINGRGIHVFHAEGAGGGHAPDIITVAAAANVLPASTNPTLPFTVNTVAEHLDMLMVCHHLNPRIPEDLAFAESRIRANTMMAEDVLQDLGAMSITSSDAQAMGRIGETITRTWQVAHVMKEYMGATHSQLPADNERVRRYIAKYTICPAVAHGIDHEVGSVEIGKMADLVLWDPAFFGIRPTLVIKGGAIVAGQMGDPNATLPTPQPVWMREALAGTASSAPHLSTSFVAPAALDDGLADRLGLTRTLTAIRSTRDVTKASLPNNTALPDIQVNPETFMVSIDGQVIEPAPASELPLTQRYSLF; encoded by the coding sequence ATGCGGATCAGCAGGCACGAATACGCCCACCTGTACGGCCCCACCACGGGCGATTCGATCCGGCTGGGCGATACCGATCTCTGGATCAGCCCGGAACAGGATTACACCTTCGGCGGGGACGAATCCGTCTTCGGCGGCGGCAAGAACATCCGCGAGTCCATGGCCCAGTCCACCCGGACCTCCGCCGAGGGCGCTCCGGACCTGGTGATCACCAACGTCGTCATCGTGGACCACTGGGGCATTGTGCGCGCCGACGTCGGGGTCCGGAACGGCCGGATAACGGGCATCGGGAAGTCGGGCAACCCGGACATCATGGACGGAATCGATCCGGCGCTGATCATCGGCCCCGGAACCGAGATCATTTCCGGCGAGCGCCGGATCCTCACGGCCGGCGGTATCGACACCCACGTCCATCTGCTGGGCACGGACGCCCTGCGGGAAGCGCTTGCCTCCGGCATCACGACCGTGGGCGGCGGCGGCACCGGACCGGCCGAAGGGTCCAAGGCGACGACGGTGACCCCGGGCGCCTGGAACCTGCAGGTGATGCACCGGGCACTGGACCACCTCCCGCTGAACTTCCTGCTGTACGGCAAGGGAAACACCGTCAGCCAGGCCTCGCTGGAAGAGCAGGCCCTGGCCGGAGCCGCGGGCTACAAGGTCCACGAGGACTGGGGCTCGACGCCGGCCGCCATCGATGCCGCGCTGACCGCCGCGGACCGGTGGGGCGTCCAGGTGGCCCTGCACGCGGATTCACTGAACGAGGCCGGCTATGTGCAGAACACGCTGGAGGCGATCAACGGCCGCGGCATCCATGTATTCCACGCCGAAGGTGCCGGCGGCGGGCACGCTCCGGACATCATCACAGTGGCTGCCGCCGCGAACGTCCTGCCGGCGTCGACCAACCCGACCCTCCCCTTCACGGTCAACACCGTGGCGGAGCACCTGGACATGCTGATGGTCTGCCATCACCTGAATCCCCGGATCCCCGAGGACCTGGCATTTGCCGAGTCCCGGATCCGGGCCAACACCATGATGGCCGAGGACGTCCTCCAGGACCTCGGCGCCATGTCCATTACCTCCTCCGACGCCCAGGCCATGGGACGCATCGGCGAAACGATCACCCGCACCTGGCAGGTGGCGCACGTTATGAAGGAGTACATGGGCGCCACGCACTCACAGCTTCCGGCCGACAACGAGCGGGTGCGCCGTTACATTGCCAAATACACCATCTGCCCGGCCGTGGCGCACGGCATCGACCACGAGGTCGGATCCGTCGAGATCGGCAAAATGGCGGACCTGGTGCTGTGGGATCCGGCGTTCTTCGGCATCCGCCCCACCCTGGTGATCAAGGGCGGAGCCATTGTGGCCGGCCAGATGGGTGACCCCAATGCCACCCTGCCCACACCCCAGCCCGTCTGGATGCGGGAAGCACTGGCGGGAACGGCGTCGTCGGCACCGCATCTGTCCACCTCCTTCGTGGCGCCGGCCGCGCTCGACGACGGATTGGCGGACCGCCTCGGGCTGACCCGCACACTGACCGCCATCCGCTCCACCCGTGACGTCACCAAGGCGTCCCTGCCGAACAACACGGCGCTGCCGGACATCCAAGTGAACCCGGAAACATTTATGGTCAGCATCGACGGGCAGGTCATTGAACCGGCCCCCGCGTCCGAGCTGCCCCTGACCCAGCGCTACTCGCTGTTCTAG
- a CDS encoding urease subunit beta, producing the protein MNLVPGEIRTAQGDVEINAGRETRSLVVTNDGDRPVQIGSHFHFADVNPVLRFDRDAAVGFRLEVPAGTAVRFEPGASREVTLVRLAGTGTVPGLQLRGTAQEGA; encoded by the coding sequence ATGAACCTGGTGCCGGGTGAGATCCGTACCGCGCAGGGAGACGTAGAGATCAATGCCGGACGTGAAACCCGCAGCCTGGTGGTGACCAACGACGGCGACCGTCCGGTCCAGATCGGCTCCCACTTCCATTTCGCGGACGTGAATCCGGTGCTGCGCTTCGACCGGGATGCCGCCGTCGGCTTCCGGCTGGAAGTCCCGGCGGGTACGGCCGTCCGCTTCGAACCCGGTGCCTCCCGCGAGGTCACCCTCGTCCGGTTGGCGGGCACCGGCACCGTTCCCGGCCTTCAACTCCGGGGTACCGCGCAGGAAGGGGCCTGA
- a CDS encoding urease subunit gamma, with translation MFLTPADKDKLLLSVAGMVARDRRERGIRLNYPEAVALLSCWVMERAREGGLVADLMSEGRSVLRRDEVLEGVPEMIPDLQIEATFPDGRKLVTITDPIS, from the coding sequence ATGTTCCTCACTCCCGCTGATAAGGACAAGCTGCTGCTTAGCGTTGCCGGCATGGTGGCACGGGACCGCCGCGAACGCGGCATCCGGCTCAACTACCCCGAGGCCGTGGCCCTGCTTTCCTGCTGGGTGATGGAACGGGCACGCGAGGGCGGGCTGGTCGCCGACCTGATGAGCGAGGGACGCTCGGTCCTGCGCCGCGACGAAGTGTTGGAAGGGGTGCCGGAAATGATTCCGGATCTGCAGATTGAAGCCACGTTTCCTGACGGCCGAAAGCTGGTCACTATTACGGACCCGATCTCATGA
- a CDS encoding sulfite exporter TauE/SafE family protein yields MNSGLLLAILIAVFVGGIAQRVAGIGFGLLLAPFFIVALGPYPGVVVTNVCGMLAAGLVIRHVWQRIDWKMYASLAVPAALGVVLGTYAASVLPVGPLEIGVGIFMLAALTSSLVLNRTQVVLRGGSPKTAAGLLAGISNSMAGAGVPAVSAYAVLARWPQASFMATMQPFLATLSIVTLAAHAVVDPGEWPQLAWWIWALLGILTVAGLRAGSRLAPHVPESTARRVVVVLAYLGAVSALVKGIIDLQ; encoded by the coding sequence GTGAATTCCGGACTGCTGCTGGCCATCTTGATCGCCGTCTTTGTTGGGGGAATCGCGCAGCGTGTGGCCGGGATTGGTTTCGGGCTGCTGCTGGCGCCGTTCTTCATTGTTGCCCTCGGCCCGTACCCGGGTGTCGTGGTAACCAATGTTTGCGGGATGCTCGCCGCCGGTCTGGTGATCCGGCACGTCTGGCAGCGAATCGACTGGAAAATGTACGCCTCGCTGGCCGTCCCGGCGGCGCTCGGCGTCGTGCTGGGAACGTACGCGGCATCGGTCCTTCCAGTGGGCCCGCTGGAAATCGGGGTCGGAATATTCATGCTCGCCGCCCTGACCTCATCCCTGGTGCTGAACCGCACCCAGGTGGTGCTGCGCGGAGGTTCGCCGAAAACTGCCGCAGGACTTCTGGCCGGCATCAGCAACTCCATGGCCGGAGCCGGGGTTCCGGCCGTGAGCGCCTACGCGGTACTGGCCCGGTGGCCGCAGGCCTCCTTCATGGCAACCATGCAGCCCTTCCTTGCCACCCTGAGCATCGTGACACTGGCGGCCCACGCCGTGGTGGACCCGGGGGAGTGGCCGCAGCTTGCCTGGTGGATCTGGGCACTGCTGGGCATCCTCACGGTGGCCGGACTTCGAGCCGGAAGCCGGCTGGCACCGCACGTTCCCGAGTCCACGGCCCGCCGCGTCGTCGTCGTCCTGGCCTATCTCGGAGCCGTATCCGCCCTGGTGAAGGGGATCATCGACCTGCAGTAG